A single region of the Solidesulfovibrio fructosivorans JJ] genome encodes:
- a CDS encoding Sec-independent protein translocase subunit TatA/TatB has translation MFAGLFEPIHLLLILGVVLIIFGPGKLANVGHDLGKAVRDFRAATEARDVTPEVAAAAKPVEEGNARGETL, from the coding sequence ATGTTCGCAGGGCTGTTCGAACCCATCCATCTGCTGCTTATCCTCGGCGTGGTCCTCATCATCTTCGGGCCGGGCAAACTGGCCAACGTGGGACACGACCTGGGCAAGGCGGTGCGGGATTTCCGGGCCGCCACGGAAGCCCGGGACGTGACGCCGGAAGTCGCGGCGGCCGCCAAGCCGGTTGAAGAGGGGAATGCGAGAGGGGAAACCCTTTAA
- a CDS encoding ABC transporter ATP-binding protein: MRETTSAPVLEVTGARKNFGTFTAVDGVSFSVARGECFGLLGPNGAGKTTTIRMIYGFSPLSGGNIRVFGLDVATAFRRIRARLGVCQQANTLDPDLSVLENLLVFAAYFRIPKREALSRAESLLSFFALEGKKRLSYEELSGGMARRLMLARAIINKPDLLILDEPTTGLDPQSRNTLWDRLLDLKRQGLTILLTTHAMEEAERFCDRLCIVDHGRVTTEGDPRGLIARHAGRHVLEVESPGEDFVETVAREAWRFDRSGRRLLVYGDDRAALLALRERFCPELGMFRPATLEDVFLRLTGRELRE, encoded by the coding sequence ATGCGCGAGACGACTTCCGCCCCGGTGCTCGAAGTGACCGGGGCACGCAAAAATTTCGGGACGTTTACGGCCGTGGACGGCGTGAGCTTCTCCGTGGCGCGCGGAGAATGTTTCGGCCTGCTCGGGCCGAACGGCGCGGGCAAGACCACCACCATCCGCATGATCTACGGTTTCTCGCCCTTAAGCGGCGGGAACATCCGCGTCTTCGGCCTGGACGTGGCCACGGCCTTTCGCCGCATCAGGGCCCGGCTCGGCGTGTGCCAGCAGGCCAACACCCTGGACCCGGACTTAAGCGTGCTCGAAAACCTGCTCGTTTTCGCCGCCTATTTCCGCATCCCCAAACGGGAGGCGCTTTCCCGGGCCGAATCGCTGCTGTCCTTTTTCGCCCTGGAAGGAAAAAAGCGCCTCAGCTACGAGGAGCTTTCCGGCGGCATGGCCCGCCGGCTCATGCTCGCCCGGGCCATCATCAACAAGCCGGACCTGCTCATCCTCGACGAGCCGACCACGGGCCTCGACCCCCAGTCGCGAAACACGCTCTGGGACCGGCTGCTCGACCTCAAGCGCCAGGGGCTCACCATCCTGCTCACCACCCACGCCATGGAGGAGGCCGAGCGCTTCTGCGACAGGCTGTGCATCGTCGACCACGGCCGGGTGACGACCGAGGGCGACCCGCGCGGCCTTATCGCGCGGCACGCCGGACGCCATGTGCTGGAGGTGGAGTCGCCCGGCGAGGACTTCGTCGAGACCGTCGCCCGCGAGGCCTGGCGTTTCGACCGGTCGGGCCGCCGGCTTCTGGTCTACGGCGACGACCGGGCCGCCCTGCTCGCCTTGCGCGAGCGGTTTTGCCCGGAGCTGGGCATGTTTCGTCCGGCCACCCTTGAGGACGTGTTTTTGCGCCTGACCGGCAGGGAGCTTCGAGAATGA
- a CDS encoding ABC transporter permease, whose product MTADARFTSLFWTVWRRNLLVYRRIWVINFLPPLLEPLFYLLAFGVGFSGLVSDVTWHGRPLGFIRFFAPALIAATAMWQAFMETTYASFVRMFYQKTYDALLATPLSLEEIIVAEIVWGATRSGIAATLMLAVVAGLGYAPSWQALACLPIALLGGLAFGAMGMAVTSVTGSIDMFNIPIFLIITPMFLFSGTFFPVDALPAWAAHIAAAMPLYHLAELARAACLGSLRAASLVHALVLAAFFLAFLPLALAGMRRRLIR is encoded by the coding sequence ATGACGGCGGACGCCCGTTTCACAAGCCTTTTTTGGACGGTCTGGCGGCGAAACCTGCTGGTCTATCGCCGCATCTGGGTCATCAATTTTCTGCCGCCGCTTCTGGAGCCGCTTTTTTACCTGCTCGCCTTCGGCGTCGGGTTCTCCGGACTCGTTTCCGACGTGACCTGGCACGGCAGGCCCCTTGGCTTCATCCGCTTTTTCGCCCCGGCGCTGATTGCCGCCACAGCCATGTGGCAGGCCTTCATGGAGACGACCTACGCCTCCTTCGTGCGCATGTTCTACCAGAAGACCTACGACGCGCTTTTAGCCACGCCGCTGTCCCTCGAGGAAATCATCGTGGCCGAGATCGTCTGGGGCGCGACCCGCTCGGGCATCGCCGCCACGCTCATGCTCGCGGTTGTGGCCGGGCTCGGCTACGCCCCGAGCTGGCAGGCGCTCGCCTGCCTGCCCATCGCCCTTCTCGGCGGGCTGGCCTTCGGAGCCATGGGCATGGCCGTAACCAGCGTCACGGGCTCCATCGATATGTTCAACATCCCGATTTTCCTGATTATCACCCCTATGTTTCTTTTTTCCGGCACCTTTTTCCCCGTCGACGCCCTGCCCGCCTGGGCCGCCCATATCGCCGCCGCCATGCCGCTTTACCATCTGGCCGAGCTGGCCCGGGCCGCCTGCCTGGGCAGCCTGCGCGCCGCCTCCCTGGTCCACGCCCTGGTCCTGGCCGCGTTCTTCCTGGCCTTCCTGCCCCTGGCCCTGGCCGGCATGCGCCGGCGGCTCATTCGGTAG